The Burkholderiales bacterium JOSHI_001 genomic sequence GTCCTTCGGCAAATGGGGCCGGCTGCTGAAGCACTATGTGGCCCTGACCGCCACCGGCGCGCTGGCGCTGGCCGGCCTGGTGGCCTTGATCGAAATGCTGTACCACCTGCAGCTGGATGCGGCGCTGGGCAACGAAAAGAAGCTGCTGGGCGTGACGCTGGATGTGCAGTCCACCTCCATCTGGCTGGCCGCGGCGGTGGTGCTGGTGCTGGGCGGTGCGGCCTTCGAATGGGCGCGGCGCGGCTTCGCGGCCGAATGGAGCAAGGTGCAGGAAGAGATCCAGCACGAGATCACGCGAAGGGAGACGGCATGAGCGCAGCCGCCCCCTTCGCGCTGGAATTGCGCAACGTCACCAAGAACTTCGGCAAGACCGAGATCATCCGTGGCGCCAACCTGCTGGTGAAGCCGGGCGAACGCGTGGCCATCATCGGCCCCAACGGCGCGGGCAAGAGCACGCTGTTCAACCTGATCAGCGGGCGCTTCGGGGTGAGCAGCGGCGAGATCATGCTCAACGGCGAGCGCATTGACGGCCTGACGCCGTTTGAAGTGAACCGCCGCGGCCTGGCGCGCAGCTTCCAGGTCAGCAACCTGTTCACGCGCCTGTCGGTGTTTGAAAACCTGCGTTGCGCGGTGCTGTGGAGCATGGGCCACCGCTACGCCTTCTGGAAGTTCCTGTCGAACCTGCACGACGCCAACCGGCGCGCCGAGGAAGTGCTGGGCATGATCCGCCTCACCCGGCGGCGCGACCAGCTGGCGGTGAACCTCACCTACGCCGAGCAGCGGGCGCTGGAAATCGGCATCACCATCGCGGGCGGCAGCAACGTCATCCTGCTGGACGAACCCACGGCCGGCATGAGCAAGAGTGAAACCGCCAACTTCGTGGCGCTGATCCGCGAGATCACCGCCGGCAAGACCCTGCTGACCGTGGAGCACGACATGGGCGTGGTGTTCGGCCTGGCCGACAAGATCGCGGTGCTGGTCTACGGCGAGGTCATCGCCTTCGACACACCCGAGGCCGTGCGCGCCAACCCGCGGGTGCAGGAAGCCTACCTCGGCTCGGTGCTGGCCGACCAACAAGCGGCGGAGGCCGGTCACCGATGAACCCGCTGCTGCAACTGAGCGACCTGCACGCCTACTACGGCAAGAGCCATGTGCTGCATGGCGTCACCTTCAATGTGAAGCCCGGCGAAATCGTCAGCCTGCTGGGGCGCAACGGCTCGGGCCGCAGCACCACGGTGAAGGCCATCATGGGGCTGGTCACGGCCACCGGCTCGGTGCGCTTTCGCGAGCAGGAAATCCAGGGCCTGAAGGCCTTCGAGATTGCCCATCGCGGCATCGGCTACGTGCCCGAGAACCGCGACATCTTCCCCAAGCTGACGGTGCACCAGAACCTGCAACTGGGTGAAAAGCGCGGCAAGGCCAAGCCGCGCTGGCAGGCCGACGACATGTACCAGCTGTTCCCGCGTCTGAAGGAGCGTCAGCACACCGAAGCCGGGGTGCTGTCCGGGGGTGAGCAGCAGATGCTGACCCTGTGCCGCACGCTGATGGGCGACCCTGATCTCATCATGATCGACGAGCCCACCGAAGGCCTGGCACCCAAGATCGTGGAACTGGTGGCCGAGTCCCTGCGTGAGCTGAAGCGCCGCGGCATCAGTGTGCTGCTGGTGGAGCAGAAGCTGACCATCGCGCTGGAAGTGTCCGAGCGCTGCATGGTGATGGGCCACGGCCAGATCGTGTTCGAAGGCAGCCCGGCGGCGCTGAAAGCCAACACCGAGGTGCGCAAGGAGTGGCTGGAGGTCTAGCCCCGGCCCGACGGGCTTTCCCATGTCGGCTTGTCACCCACTGGACAAGCGCTGGGCCGCGGTGGCTTCTAGAATAGAACGATCGTGCTTTTTTTCCGGCTGCCGGGACACTTCCTGGCAGCCGGTATTCCCTTCCCTTTCCTGAGCCGAGGTTGTTTATGAGCGCCAGCTATGAAGTGCGCGGCCCCGTGGCCGTCATCACCCTGAACAACCCGCCGGTCAACGGCCTGGGCTACGCCACGCGCGCCGGCATCGCGGCCGGGTTGGAGAAGGCGAATGCCGACGCAGCGGTGAAGGCCGTGGTCATCACCGGCGCCGGCAAGGCCTTCTCGGGCGGCGCGGACATCAAGGAATTCGGCAAGCCCGAAGCCACCGCCGAGCCCAACCTGCTCAGCCTGATCAAGCTGTGCGAAGCCAGCGGCAAGCCCATTGTCGCGGCCCTGCACAGCGTGGTGATGGGCGGTGGCCTGGAACTGGCCCTGGGCTGCCACTACCGCGTGTCGGCCCCCGGCGCGGCGATTGCGCTGCCGGAGGTGAAGATCGGCTTGGTGCCCGGGGCCGGCGGCACGCAGCGCCTGCCACGCGTGCTGGGCGTGGAAACCGCACTGAACATGATCGTCTCGGGCGAACCGGTGAAGAGCGAACTGCTGGCCGCGCAGCCGGGCCAGAAGCTCATCGACAAGGTGATCGATGGCGACCTGCTGGCGGGCGCCATCGCCTTCGCGGTCGACGTGGCCGACCGGCGCCCGCTGCCGCTGGTGCGCAGCCTGAAGCTGTCGCACCCGAACCCGGACGCCTACATCCAGTTCGCGCGCAACACGGTCAAGGCCATGGCCAAGAACTTCCCGGCGCCGGCCAAGTGCGTGGACTGCGTGGAGCAGGCGCTGAAGGCACCGAATTTCGAAGAGGGCATGCGCTTCGAACTGGCCACCTTCATGGGCCTGATGCTCACGCCCGAAAGCAAGGCCCTGCGCCATGCCTTCTTCGGCGAACGCGCTGCCAGCAAGATTCCCGATGTGCCGGAAAGCACCCCGCAACGCGCCATCGCCAAGGTGGCGGTCATCGGCGCCGGCACCATGGGCGGCGGCATCAGCATGAACTTCCTGAACGCCGGCATCCCGGTGACGATGCTGGAGATGAAGCAGGACGCGCTGGACCGCGGCGTGGCCACCATCCGGAAGAACTACGAAGCCCAGGTGAAGAAGGGCAAGCTCAAGGACGACAAGTACCAGCAGCGCATGGCGCTGCTCACCACGACCTTGAGCTACGACGAGATCAAGGACGCCGACCTGGTGATCGAAGCGGTGTTCGAAGAGATCGGCGTGAAGGAAAAGGTGTTCAAGGCGCTGGACGAGGTGATGAAGCCCGGCGCCATCCTGGCCAGCAACACGTCCACGCTGGACGTGGACAAGATCGCCTCCTTCACCCAGCGCCCGCAGGACGTGGTGGGCCTGCACTTCTTCAGCCCCGCCAACGTGATGAAGCTGCTGGAGGTGGTGCGCGGTGCCAAGACCGCCAAGGACGTGCTGGCCACGGTGATGGCGGTGGCCAAGAAGATCCGCAAGACCGCGGTGGTGTCGGGCGTGTGCGACGGCTTCATCGGCAACCGCATGATCGAGCAGTACAGCCGCCAGGCCGGCTTCCTGCTGGAAGAGGGCGCGTCGCCGGCCCAGGTGGACAAGGCGATTGAAAGGTTCGGCTTCGCGATGGGCCCCTTCCGCATGGGCGACCTGGCCGGCAACGACATCGGCTGGGCCATCCGCAAGCGCCGCTATGTCGAACAGCCGAACCTGCGCTACAGCAAGACCGCCGACCTGCTGTGCGAGATGGGCCGCTACGGCCAGAAGACCGGCGCCGGCTGGTACGACTACCAGCCCGGCAAGCGCGACGCCATCCCGAGCGAGGCGGTGAACAAGATGGTGGAAGACCACCGCAAGGCCTTGGGCATCACCCCGCGCAAGATCAGCGACGACGAGATCGTGCACCGCCTGGTCTACAGCCTGGTGAACGAAGGCGCCAAGATCCTGGAAGAGGGCATCGCCAGCAAGGCCAGCGACATCGACATGGTCTACCTCACCGGCTACGGTTTCCCGCTGCACCGCGGCGGGCCGATGTGCTATGCCGACACCCAGGGCCTGTTCAACGTGGTGCAGGCCATGAAGCGCTTTGCCGCCAACCCGCTGGACGATGCCGACTTCTGGCAGCCCGCACCCTTGTTGGCGAAGCTGGCGGCCGAAAGCAAGAGCTTCACCTGACGCGCTGACGACCGCTTCGCATGTTCAAGCGCCTGGCCCTGGGCCTGTTGACCGCCCTGCTGCTGTTGGCCGCGGTGCTGGTGGCCAACGCCTGGCGCCAGGGCTCGCGCCAGGTGCAGGTGCCAGCGCTGGCGCCACTGGCGGTGGACGAACGCGCGGTGGCCGATTCGCTGTCCGTGGCCATTCGCGCCCGCACGGTGTCGGACCTGAAGGATCCGAACCTGAACGCCGATCAGTTCGTCGCGCTGCAGTCCCACATCCAGCAGCGCTACCCGAAGGTGCACGCCACGCTGAAGCGCGAAATGGTGGGGGGCTTGAGCCTGCTCTACACCTGGCCTGGCCGCGACGCCACGGCGCCCGGTGTGGCACTGATGGCGCACCAGGATGTGGTGTCCATTTCGCCGGGCACCGAAAGCCTGTGGCAGGCCGAGCCCTTCGCCGGCACCATCCGGGACGGCTACGTCTGGGGCCGTGGCGCCTGGGACGACAAGAGCAACCTCATCACCCAGCTGGAAGCGGTGGAGCGGCTCATTGCCAACGGCTTCCAGCCCACGCGCAGCATCTACCTGGTGTTCGGGGCCGACGAAGAAGTGGGTGGTGAACGCGGCGCCTTGCCCATTGCCCGGCTGCTGAAGGAACGTGGTGTGAAGCTGGACTTCGTGGTGGACGAAGGCCTGCTCATCACCGAAGGCGTGCTGCCCGGCCTGTCGCGGCCGGCGGCCCTGGTGGGCCTGGCCGAGAAGGGCTCGGTGTCGGTGCTGCTGCGCGCCCAGGCGCCAGGCGGGCATTCTTCGATGCCGCCGCCGCCAGGGCAGTCGGCCATTGCGCAATTGGCGCAGGCCATCACCCAGGTGGACGGCCACCCCATGCCTGCTGTGCTGGACACACGCAGCATCGCCGGCCAGATGTTCGATGCCATTGCGCCGGAAATGCCCGGCGCGCAGCGGGTGGTGCTGTCCAACCTGTGGCTGTTCCGGCCGCTGGTGCAGGCCCAACTGGAAAAGGGCCAGAGCACCAACGCCATGCTGCGCACCACCACCGCCGCCACCATCGTGCAGGGCGGCGTGAAGGAAAACGTGTTGCCGGCGGTGGCCGAAGCCACGGTGAACTTCCGCATCAAGCCCGGCGACACCCAGGCCGCGGTGCTGGCCCATGTGCGCAGCGTGGTGGCCAACCCAGCGGTGCAGGTCAGCCAGCTGCCGGGCGGCTTCGAGCCTTCGCAGGTGGCCAGCGTCGAATCCCGCGGCTACCAGTTGGTGAACCGCACCCTGCGCGAAGTGGTGCCCAGTGCCCTGGTGGCGCCTGGGCTGATGGTGGGCGGCACCGATTCGCGCCACTTCGCCGCCCTGTCAGAGAACATCCTGAAGTTTTCGCCCATCCGCGCCAGGCCGGAAGACCTGCCGCGCTTCCACGGCACCAACGAGCGCATCTCGACCGCGGGGCTGGTCGAGATGGTGCGCTTCTACCACCGGCTGCTGCAGCAGGCTGCCGGCAGCTGACCCCACACCCACCCAGGAGCAAGCCATGAGCAAAGCCGTCATCGTGTCCACCGCCCGCACCCCCTTGGCCAAGAGCTGGAAGGGCGCCTTCAACATGACCCATGGCGCCACGCTGGGCGGGCACGCGGTGGCCGCCGCGGTGCAGCGCGCCGGCATCGAAGGCGCGGAGGTGGAAGACATCCTCATGGGCTGCGCCAACCCCGAAGGCGCCACCGGCTGGAACATCGCCCGCCAGTGCGGCCTGCGCGCCGGCCTGCCGGTGTCGGTGGCCGGGGTCACCGTGAACCGCTTCTGCTCCAGCGGGCTGCAGACCATCGCGATGGCGGCGCAGCGCATCATCGCCGGCGAGGGCGACACCTACGTGGCTGGCGGTGTGGAAAGCATTTCCTGCGTGCAGCAGGAAATGAACCTGCACATGTTCCAGGACCCCTGGCTGAAGGACCAGAAGCCCGAAATCTACTGGCCCATGCTGCAGACCGCCGAGACCGTGGCCAAGCGCTACCAGATGGACAAGGAGCGCATGGACCGCTTCGGCGTGGAAAGCCAGCAGAAGGCCTGCGCCGCCCGCGCGGCGGGCAAGTTCGACGACGAGATCGTGCCCATCACCGTGATCGCCGGCGTGGCCGACGCGCAGCTGGGCCTGCGCAGCAAGCAAGTGACCGTCAGCGCCGACGAAGGCCTGCGCGAGGGCACCACCTACGAAAGCATCCAGGGCATCCGCACGGCGGTGCCGGGCGGTGTGGTGACCGCCGGCAACGCCAGCCAGTTCAGCGATGGCGCCGGCGCCTGCGTGGTGATGGACGAGGCCCTGGCCAGCAAGAAGGGCCTGAAGCCTCTGGGCCGCTTTCTGGGCTTTGCGGTGGCCGGCTGCGAGCCGGATGAGATGGGCATTGGCCCGGTGTTCGCCGTGCCCAAGGTGCTGAAGCGCCTGGGCCTGAGCGTGGCCGACATCGACCTGTGGGAGCTGAACGAAGCCTTCGCGGTGCAGGTGCTGTACTGCGCCGACAAGCTGGGCATTCCGCTGGACAAGCTCAACGTGAACGGCGGCGCCATTGCGGTGGGTCACCCCTATGGCATGAGCGGCCAGCGCCTGACCGGCCACGCCCTCATCGAAGGCAAGCGCCGTGGCGCCAAGCGGGTTTGCGTCACCATGTGCATTGGCGGTGGCATGGGCGCGGCTGGTGTGTTCGAGGTGCTGTGACGCTGCACTGCTGAAGGACTTCAAACCGTGCGAGACACCGTCGATTTCCTGCTGCACGACTGGTTGAAGGTGGAAACGCTCACCGCGCGGCCGCGCTTCGCCGACCATTCGCGCGAGACCTTCACCCAGGTGCTGGACATGTGCGAGCGCATCGCGCGCGAGAAGTACGCGCCCTTCAACCGCCTGGTGGACACCGAAGAGCCGCGCTTTGATGGCGAGAAGGTCATCCTGCCCCAGGCCACGCACGACGCCTGGAAGGCCTACGCCGAGTCTGGCATGCTCAGCGCGGCGCAGGACTATGAGGTGGGCGGCATGCAACTGCCCTACAGCGTGGAAGCGGCGGCGCACGGCTTCTTCGGCAAGGCCTCGGTCAGCATCGGCTCGGGCATGCTGACCACCGGCAACGCCAACCTGCTGATGGTGCATGGCACGCCGCTGCAGCAGCAGGTGTTCGCCCGCAACGAATTCTCCGGCCGCTGGTCGGGCACCATGTGCCTGTCCGAACCGCAGGCCGGCTCCAGCCTGTCGGACGTGGCCACCCGTGCCGTGCCCGATGGCGCCGACTTCGAAGCCGACCCGCTGGGCCCGCGCTACCGCCTGCGCGGCAACAAGATGTGGATCTCGGCCGGCGAGCACGAACTGACTGAGAACATCGTGCACCTGGTTCTGGCCAAGATCCCGGACGCCGACGGCAAGCTGGTGCCCGGCACGCGTGGCATCTCGCTGTTCATCGTGCCCAAGAAGCTGGTGGACACCGAAGGAAAGCTCACCGGCGAGCGCAACGACGTGGCGCTGGCCGGCCTGAACCACAAGTGCGGCTGGCGTGGCACCACCAACACGCTGTTGAACTTCGGCGAAGGCAAGTTCAAGCCACAAGGGCAGGGCGGTGCCATCGGGTATTTGGTGGGCCAGCCCGGGCAGGGCCTGCGCTGCATGTTCCACATGATGAACGAGGCGCGCATCGGCGTGGGCATGGCGGCCACCATGCTGGGCATGGCGGGCTACGAAGCGTCGTTGGACTACGCGCGCCAGCGCCCGCAGGGCCGGCCGACAGGACCCGCCGGCAAAGATGCCGCGCGGCCCCAGGTGCCGATCATCGAACACGCCGACATCAAGCGCATGCTGCTGGCGCAGAAGAGTTATGCCGAAGGCGCGCTGGCGCTGGAGTTGTACTGCGCGCGCCTGGTGGACGAACAGCACACCGGCGACGAAGCGGCTTCGAAAGAAGCGTCGCTGCTGCTGGACGTGCTGACCCCCATCGCCAAGAGCTGGCCCAGCGAGTGGTGCCTGGAAGGCAACAGCCTGGCCATCCAGATCCACGGCGGCTACGGCTACACGCGCGACTTCCCGGTGGAACAGTACTGGCGTGACCAGCGCCTGAACATGATCCATGAAGGCACCCACGGCATCCAGGCGCTGGACCTGCTGGGCCGCAAGGTGGTGATGGACGGCGGCGCCGGCCTGAAGCTGCTGGCCACGCGCATGAACGACAGCATTGCCAGCGCCCAACAGAACGCTGACCTGGCGGGCCACGCGCACGCGCTGGCCGCCGCGCTGCAGAAGCTGGGCGCGGCCACCAAGGCCGCCTGGTCCACCGGCGTGCCCGAAGAAGCCCTGGCCAACGCCACGCCCTACCTGCAGGCCTTCGGCCATGTGGTGCTGGCCTGGGTGTGGCTGCAGGTGGCGCAGGCCGCGCAGGGCCATGCGCTGGCGCCGGGCAAGCTCGCCGCGGCGCGCTATTTCTTCGACTACGAACTGCCCAAGATCGACGCCTGGCTCAAACCCGTGGCCGAGCGCAACGACGTTTGCCGCACCATGCAGGACGCGTGGTTCTGAACCTGAGGAGCACCCACGATGACGACAAACGTGATGGACTTGTTCAGCCTGAAAGGCCGCAACGCCTTGGTCACTGGCGGATCCCGCGGCCTGGGCCTGCAGATGGCGCAGGCCCTGGGTGAAGCCGGTGCGCGCATCATGCTCACCGCCCGCAAGGCCGACGAACTGGAAGAGGCCACGCAGCAGTTGCAGGCCCAGGGCATCGACACCCGCTGGGTGGCCGGGGACGGCAGCCAACCCGCGGACATCCAGCGCATCTGCGCCGAAACCCTGGAACGCCTGGGCCCGGTGGACATCCTGGTGAACAACGCCGGCGCTGCCTGGGGCGCGCCGGCCGAGGACCACCCGCTGGAGGCCTGGGACAAGGTGATGAACCTGAACGTGCGCGGCGTGTTCCTGTTTTCCCAGTACATCGCCAAGCACAGCATGATCCCGCGCCGCTGGGGCCGCATCGTCAACACCGCGTCCATCGCCGGCCTGTCGGGCAACGCCGTCGGCCACGAGACCGTGGCCTACAACACCAGCAAGGGCGCGGTGGTGAACATGACCCGGGTTCTGGCGGGCGAATGGGGTGAGTTCGGCATCACGGTGAACGCGGTGGCGCCGGGCTTCTTCCCCAGCAAGATGACCCATGCCACGCTGGCCAAGCTGGGCGAAGCCAACATGGCCGCCAAGGCCCCGCTGCGCCGCCTGGGCGACGACGAGGACCTGAAGGGCGCGGTGGTGATGTTCGCCAGCGCGGCGGGCAAGCACATCACCGGGCAGATCCTGGCGGTGGATGGTGGGGTGTCGGTGGTGCACGGAGCCTGAGACCTTGAGCAAGACCCGCATTCCCTTTCCCATCCACATCCCCTTCGTCGAGAAGCTGGGGCTGGAACTGCATGGCTTCGGCCATGGCCATGCCGACCTGCGGGTGGACCTGACCGAGGCCCACACCAATTCCTGGGAGGTGGCCCACGGCGGCGTGGTGATGACCATGCTGGACGTGGCCATGGCCCATGCCGCGCGCAGCGCGCACGCCTTCGAGCCCGGCCACCGCGGCGGCGTGGCCACCATCGAGATGAAGACCAGCTTCATGCGCCCGGCGCAGGGCCAGTTGCGTGCCGTGGGCAAGCTGCTGCACAAGACCGCCACCATGGCCTTCTGCGAAGCGCATCTGTACGACGACAGTGGTGAGCTTTGCGCCCATGCCAGCGGCACTTTCAAGGTGTTGCGCGGCCTGCCAGGCCGTGATGGCGTGAAGCACACCAAGGCGGTGACCCCGCCCCCCGATCAACCCTGAACCGAAAGCACCCCATGAGCCTGACCAACCAACAAGTCGTTCTGGACAACCGCCCCACCGCGGATGCCACGGCGTCCAACTTCAAGCTGGTGACCACCCAGGTGCCCGCGCCCGAAGAACTGGCCGACGGTCAGGTGCTGGTGCGCAACCACTTCCTGAGCCTGGACCCCTACATGCGCGGGCGCATGAGCGAGGGCAAGAGCTACGCCACACCGCAGCCCTTGGGCCAGGTGATGATCGGCGGCACCGTGGGCGAGGTGGTCGGTTCGCGCAACGCCAACTTCGCCGTTGGCGACAAGGTGGTGGGCATGGGCGGCTGGCAGCAGTACGTGGTGGTGGATGGCAACCAGCGCGGCGTGCTGCAGAAGGTGGACACCACGCACGTGCCGCTGTCGGCCTATCTCGGCGCGGTGGGCATGCCCGGCGTCACCGCCTGGTACGGCCTGACCCAGATCATCAACCCGAAGGCCGGCGAAACCGTGGTGGTGTCGGCCGCCAGCGGCGCGGTGGGTGGCGCGGTGGGCCAACTGGCCAAGGCGCGCGGCGCCCGCGTGGTGGGCCTGGCCGGTGGGCCGGACAAGTGCGCCTACGTGGAGAAGGAACTGGGCTTCGACGCCTGCATCGACTACCGTCCGCTGAAGGACGTGAAGGCGATCTCGGGCGCGCTGAAGGAAGCCTGCCCGAACGGCATCGACGGCTACTTCGAGAACGTCGGCGGCATCATCCTGGACGCGGTGATGCTGCGTGCCAATGCGTTTTCGCGCATCGCCATGTGCGGCATGATCGCCGGCTACAACGGCCAGCCCATCCCCATGAGCGCGCCACAGCTCATCCTGGTGAACCGCATGCGGGTGGAAGGCTTCATCGTCAGCGAACACATGGAGCTGTGGCCCCAGGCGCTGAAGGAACTGGGCACCATGGTGGCCACCGGCAAGCTGAAGTACCGCGAGAGCATCGCCCCCGACCTGGCCGCCGCGCCCGAGGCCTTCATCGGCCTGCTGGCGGGGCGCAATTTCGGCAAGCAGCTGGTCAAGCTGATCTGACAACGCCAACAAGGGGCAGACGCATGTCGTACTTCAAGGGCCGCACGGCCGTGATCACCGGTGCCGGTTCGGGCTTCGGTCTGGAAGCCAGCCGCATTGCCGCGCGCGAAGGCATGAACGTGGTGATGGCCGATGTGCAGGCCGATGCGCTGGAACGCGCTGCCGCCGAAGTGCAGGGCGCGGGCGCGCAGGTGCTGGCCCAGCGCGTGGACGTGTCCCAGGCCGGCGAGGTGGACGCGCTGGCCCAGGCCACGAAAGCGCGATTCGGCGCGCCGCATTTTGTGTTCAACAACGCCGGCGTGGGCTCGGGCGGGCTGGTGTGGGAGAACAGCCTGAAGGACTGGGAGTGGGTGCTGGGCGTGAACCTGTGGGGCGTGATCCACGGCGTGCGCGCCTTCACGCCCATGATGCTGGAAGCCGCCGCCAAGGACCCGGCCTATGCGGGCCACATCGTCAACACCGCGTCCATGGCCGGCATGCTGAACCCGCCCAACATGGGCGTGTACAACGTGAGCAAGCACGCGGTGGTGAGTCTGTCTGAAACCCTGTACCAGGACCTGAGCCTGGTGTCGGACCAGGTGCACGCGCATGTGCTGTGCCCCTACTTCGTGCCCACCGGCATCCACCAGAGCCACCGCAACCGGCCGGCCGACATGGCGGGTGAGAAGCCCACCCGCAGCCAGCTGATCGGCCAGGCCATGAGCGAAAAGGCCGTCACCAGCGGCAAGGTCACAGCGGCCATGGTGGCGCAGATGGTCTTCGACGCGATGGCCGCCAACCAGTTCTACGTCTTCAGCCACCCCAAGGCGCTGGGCAATGTGCAGACGCGGCTGGAAGACGTGATGCAGCTGCGCAACCCGACCGACCCCTTCAAGGAAAGGCCGGAGGTGGGGCAGCAGTTGAGGGCGGCATTGCGGGGTACTTGAAGACCGTTGTGCAGCGGTGCGCGCAATCGCGCCGCGCTGGGGGCTGTGTTCCACTCATGTCCCCCGCCCACCGCCTACGGCGGCGGGCTCCTCCTTTACTTCGCTCCACACAGCCCCCAGCACGTCGCTCCGGCACCAGCTTGGCATACCACCGGTCGCAGTGTGCCGATGGTTGTGGCCTGCGACGTTGGGTGAAGGGCAGAGCGAAGTAAAGGAGGAGGACCCGCGCAGCGGGTCCGGGGGACATGAGCGGCGCCCTTCACCCGGCGGCGCAGGCTCGCTCAGACGACAGCAAGACTACATCCCTGCGTAGTTCGGCCCGCCGCCCCCCTCAGGCGTCACCCACACGATGTTCTGGGTCGGGTCCTTGATGTCGCAGGTCTTGCAGTGCACGCAGTTCTGCGCGTTGATCTGCAGGCGGTCGCTGCCATCATCGTTCTTCACGAATTCATAGACGCCGGCCGGGCAGTAGCGGCTTTCCGGCCCGGCGTATTTCGCCAGGTTCAGCGCCACCGGCACGCTGGCATCTTTCAGCGTCAGGTGCGCCGGCTGGTTCTCTTCGTGGTTGGTGTTGCTGACGAACACCGATGAAAGGCGGTCGAAGGTGATCTGGCCGTCCGGCTTGGGGTAGTCGATCTTGGCGCACTGGTCGGCCGGCTTCAGGGCCTCGTGGTCGGGGTG encodes the following:
- a CDS encoding short-chain alcohol dehydrogenase like protein (PFAM: short chain dehydrogenase) yields the protein MTTNVMDLFSLKGRNALVTGGSRGLGLQMAQALGEAGARIMLTARKADELEEATQQLQAQGIDTRWVAGDGSQPADIQRICAETLERLGPVDILVNNAGAAWGAPAEDHPLEAWDKVMNLNVRGVFLFSQYIAKHSMIPRRWGRIVNTASIAGLSGNAVGHETVAYNTSKGAVVNMTRVLAGEWGEFGITVNAVAPGFFPSKMTHATLAKLGEANMAAKAPLRRLGDDEDLKGAVVMFASAAGKHITGQILAVDGGVSVVHGA
- a CDS encoding hypothetical protein (PFAM: Thioesterase superfamily~TIGRFAM: uncharacterized domain 1) yields the protein MSKTRIPFPIHIPFVEKLGLELHGFGHGHADLRVDLTEAHTNSWEVAHGGVVMTMLDVAMAHAARSAHAFEPGHRGGVATIEMKTSFMRPAQGQLRAVGKLLHKTATMAFCEAHLYDDSGELCAHASGTFKVLRGLPGRDGVKHTKAVTPPPDQP
- a CDS encoding short-chain dehydrogenase of unknown substrate specificity (PFAM: short chain dehydrogenase), translated to MSYFKGRTAVITGAGSGFGLEASRIAAREGMNVVMADVQADALERAAAEVQGAGAQVLAQRVDVSQAGEVDALAQATKARFGAPHFVFNNAGVGSGGLVWENSLKDWEWVLGVNLWGVIHGVRAFTPMMLEAAAKDPAYAGHIVNTASMAGMLNPPNMGVYNVSKHAVVSLSETLYQDLSLVSDQVHAHVLCPYFVPTGIHQSHRNRPADMAGEKPTRSQLIGQAMSEKAVTSGKVTAAMVAQMVFDAMAANQFYVFSHPKALGNVQTRLEDVMQLRNPTDPFKERPEVGQQLRAALRGT
- a CDS encoding acyl-CoA dehydrogenase (PFAM: Acyl-CoA dehydrogenase N terminal; Acyl-CoA dehydrogenase, C-terminal domain; Acyl-CoA dehydrogenase, middle domain; Acyl-CoA dehydrogenase, N-terminal domain) — translated: MRDTVDFLLHDWLKVETLTARPRFADHSRETFTQVLDMCERIAREKYAPFNRLVDTEEPRFDGEKVILPQATHDAWKAYAESGMLSAAQDYEVGGMQLPYSVEAAAHGFFGKASVSIGSGMLTTGNANLLMVHGTPLQQQVFARNEFSGRWSGTMCLSEPQAGSSLSDVATRAVPDGADFEADPLGPRYRLRGNKMWISAGEHELTENIVHLVLAKIPDADGKLVPGTRGISLFIVPKKLVDTEGKLTGERNDVALAGLNHKCGWRGTTNTLLNFGEGKFKPQGQGGAIGYLVGQPGQGLRCMFHMMNEARIGVGMAATMLGMAGYEASLDYARQRPQGRPTGPAGKDAARPQVPIIEHADIKRMLLAQKSYAEGALALELYCARLVDEQHTGDEAASKEASLLLDVLTPIAKSWPSEWCLEGNSLAIQIHGGYGYTRDFPVEQYWRDQRLNMIHEGTHGIQALDLLGRKVVMDGGAGLKLLATRMNDSIASAQQNADLAGHAHALAAALQKLGAATKAAWSTGVPEEALANATPYLQAFGHVVLAWVWLQVAQAAQGHALAPGKLAAARYFFDYELPKIDAWLKPVAERNDVCRTMQDAWF
- a CDS encoding putative NADP-dependent oxidoreductase (PFAM: Zinc-binding dehydrogenase), which translates into the protein MSLTNQQVVLDNRPTADATASNFKLVTTQVPAPEELADGQVLVRNHFLSLDPYMRGRMSEGKSYATPQPLGQVMIGGTVGEVVGSRNANFAVGDKVVGMGGWQQYVVVDGNQRGVLQKVDTTHVPLSAYLGAVGMPGVTAWYGLTQIINPKAGETVVVSAASGAVGGAVGQLAKARGARVVGLAGGPDKCAYVEKELGFDACIDYRPLKDVKAISGALKEACPNGIDGYFENVGGIILDAVMLRANAFSRIAMCGMIAGYNGQPIPMSAPQLILVNRMRVEGFIVSEHMELWPQALKELGTMVATGKLKYRESIAPDLAAAPEAFIGLLAGRNFGKQLVKLI